The Syngnathus acus chromosome 3, fSynAcu1.2, whole genome shotgun sequence genome includes a window with the following:
- the mtss1lb gene encoding protein MTSS 2 isoform X3 — protein MVDLANMEAVEKECGALGGLFQAIVNDMKCSYPVWEDFSAKATKLHSQLRTTVLAAVAFLDAFQKVADMATNTRGATRDIGSALTRMCMRHRSIEAKLRQFTNALMESLIMPLQDKIEDWKKTANQLDKDHAKEYKRSRHEIKKKSSDTMKLQKKARKEIQGRGDLQPQLDSAMQDVTDMCLLMEEMEKQAVRRALVEERGRFCTFSAFLQPVVNGEIAMLGEITHLQAIIDDLTVLTTDPHKLPPASEQVIKDLKGSDYSWSYQTPPSSPSSSSSRKSSMCSSLPCHAGGAAGGIAAHRLSSVSSHDSGFVSQDANIYSKPPSPMPSDITSQKSSSSASSEASETCQSVSECNSPTTFGSSFATFRPALSHSGSPRPHSVTSLPVTAPSPYSRSSGSCSSSPTSCKVPTWKDWSKAGSYEQPVAAAVAAASTVQRRKEPPLDRLRENEGSPSAQGYAGPSHADEAQRPRMSSAAKYGDEASPAASDLAMVLTRGLSTEQQKSSRDSLQYSSGYSTETTTPSCSEDTIPSQGSDYDGYSVNGDAEGPDAQTDFDKSSTIPRHSNIAQNYRRMIQTKRPASTAGLPSGVLGPGGHVLPPGAGAGSGTPGTATIRRTPSTKPGVRRTLSSAGPIPIRPPIVPVKTPTIPGDSHSPGAAGGVPVRVGSEECVFVADDAQGALDYVKASPKRLSLPNTAWGSGAALEVYAQQRGAAGLGSGSEEEKMIAANRHSLVEKIGELVAGAHALGEGQFPFPTLPDDPAAAATGLGADALEEAGGSSGDMLTTIRRGVRLRKTVSNDRSAPRIL, from the exons TGCTCCTATCCAGTGTGGGAGGACTTTAGCGCAAAGGCTACCAAGCTTCATTCACAGCTCAG AACTACGGTTTTGGCGGCGGTGGCCTTCCTGGATGCTTTCCAGAAGGTAGCGGACATGGCGACCAACACGAGAG GGGCCACCAGAGACATCGGCTCAGCTCTGACCAGGATGTGCATGAGGCATCGCAGCATCGAGGCTAAACTCCGACAGTTCACCAA TGCGTTGATGGAGAGCCTCATCATGCCTCTGCAGGACAAGATTGAGGACTGGAAGAAGACAGCCAACCAGTTGGACAAGGACCACGCCAAAG AGTACAAGCGGTCGCGACACGAGATCAAGAAGAAGTCGTCGGACACCATGAAGCTCCAGAAGAAAGCTCGCAAAG AGATCCAGG gGCGCGGTGACCTGCAGCCTCAGCTAGACAGCGCCATGCAGGACGTGACTGACATGTGTCTGCTGATGGAGGAGATGGAGAAGCAGGCGGTGCGGCGGGCCCTGGTGGAGGAACGGGGACGATTTTGCACCTTCAGCGCATTCTTGCAGCCAGTTGTG aATGGCGAGATTGCCATGTTGGGGGAGATCACACACCTGCAGGCCATCATTGACGACCTCACTGTGCTCACCACAGACCCACACAAGCTGCCGCCTGCCAGTGAACAG GTGATCAAGGACCTCAAGGGTTCCGACTACAGCTGGTCCTATCAGACTCCGCCCTCTTCGCCCAGCAGCTCCAGCTCCCGCAAAAGCAGCATGTGCAG CAGCCTGCCGTGCCATGCCGGGGGAGCGGCGGGGGGCATCGCCGCCCACCGCCTCAGCAGCGTCTCGTCCCACGACTCGGGCTTCGTTTCTCAGGACGCCAACATTTACTCCAAGCCGCCCTCGCCCATGCCCTCCGACATCACCAGTCAG AAGTCGTCCAGCTCGGCGTCATCGGAGGCCTCCGAAACGTGCCAGTCGGTCAGCGAATGCAACTCGCCCACCACG TTTGGCTCGTCCTTCGCTACCTTCCGCcccgctctctctcactcagGCTCGCCCAGGCCTCACTCTGTCACCTCACTTCCTGTCACCGCGCCCTCACCCTATAGCCGGTCCTCCGGCTCCTGCTCCTCTTCTCCCACATCCTGCAAGGTTCCCACCTGGAAG GACTGGTCCAAAGCAGGTTCCTACGAGCAGCCCGTGGCCGCCGCCGTGGCCGCCGCCAGCACGGTCCAGAGGAGGAAGGAGCCGCCGCTGGATAGGTTGCGGGAAAACGAGGGCTCGCCCAGTGCGCAAGGCTACGCCGGCCCGTCCCACGCCGACGAGGCCCAGAGGCCCCGAATGTCCTCCGCTGCCAAG TACGGAGACGAGGCGTCTCCAGCCGCCAGCGACCTGGCCATGGTTCTGACCCGAGGGCTGAGCACGGAGCAGCAAAAGAGCAGCAGGGACTCTCTGCAGTACTCCAGCGGATACAGCACCGAGACCACCACCCCCTCCTGCTCCGAGGACACCATCCCCTCTCAGG GTTCCGATTACGACGGCTACTCGGTGAACGGCGACGCCGAAGGCCCGGACGCTCAGACGGACTTTGACAAGTCGTCCACCATCCCTCGCCACTCCAACATTGCGCAGAATTACCGGCGCATGATCCAGACCAAGCGGCCCGCCAGCACGGCCGGACTGCCCAGCGGGGTCCTGGGACCCGGGGGTCACGTCTTACCCCCCGGGGCGGGCGCTGGCTCCGGCACTCCCGGCACCGCCACCATCCGTAGAACGCCGTCCACCAAACCGGGCGTGAGACGCACCCTCTCCAGCGCCGGCCCCATTCCCATCCGACCCCCCATCGTGCCTGTCAAGACGCCCACCATTCCCGGAGACTCCCACTCTCCCGGGGCCGCCGGAGGGGTTCCGGTCCGAGTGGGCAGCGAGGAGTGCGTCTTTGTGGCGGACGACGCCCAGGGAGCGCTGGATTACGTGAAGGCGTCGCCCAAACGCCTTAGCCTCCCCAACACCGCCTGGGGCTCCGGGGCGGCTCTCGAGGTCTACGCCCAGCAACGCGGAGCCGCGGGGCTGGGCTCCGGCTCCGAAGAGGAAAAGATGATCGCCGCCAACCGCCACAGCTTGGTGGAGAAGATTGGCGAGCTGGTGGCCGGCGCGCACGCCCTGGGGGAGGGGCAGTTCCCTTTCCCGACCCTCCCGGATgaccccgccgccgccgccacgggGCTCGGCGCCGACGCCCTGGAGGAGGCAGGGGGCTCCTCCGGCGACATGCTGACCACCATCAGGAGGGGCGTTCGACTCCGCAAGACGGTCTCCAACGACCGCTCGGCACCGCGCATCTTGTGA
- the mtss1lb gene encoding protein MTSS 2 isoform X4 — protein MVDLANMEAVEKECGALGGLFQAIVNDMKCSYPVWEDFSAKATKLHSQLRTTVLAAVAFLDAFQKVADMATNTRGATRDIGSALTRMCMRHRSIEAKLRQFTNALMESLIMPLQDKIEDWKKTANQLDKDHAKEYKRSRHEIKKKSSDTMKLQKKARKGRGDLQPQLDSAMQDVTDMCLLMEEMEKQAVRRALVEERGRFCTFSAFLQPVVNGEIAMLGEITHLQAIIDDLTVLTTDPHKLPPASEQVIKDLKGSDYSWSYQTPPSSPSSSSSRKSSMCSSLPCHAGGAAGGIAAHRLSSVSSHDSGFVSQDANIYSKPPSPMPSDITSQKSSSSASSEASETCQSVSECNSPTTFGSSFATFRPALSHSGSPRPHSVTSLPVTAPSPYSRSSGSCSSSPTSCKVPTWKDWSKAGSYEQPVAAAVAAASTVQRRKEPPLDRLRENEGSPSAQGYAGPSHADEAQRPRMSSAAKYGDEASPAASDLAMVLTRGLSTEQQKSSRDSLQYSSGYSTETTTPSCSEDTIPSQGSDYDGYSVNGDAEGPDAQTDFDKSSTIPRHSNIAQNYRRMIQTKRPASTAGLPSGVLGPGGHVLPPGAGAGSGTPGTATIRRTPSTKPGVRRTLSSAGPIPIRPPIVPVKTPTIPGDSHSPGAAGGVPVRVGSEECVFVADDAQGALDYVKASPKRLSLPNTAWGSGAALEVYAQQRGAAGLGSGSEEEKMIAANRHSLVEKIGELVAGAHALGEGQFPFPTLPDDPAAAATGLGADALEEAGGSSGDMLTTIRRGVRLRKTVSNDRSAPRIL, from the exons TGCTCCTATCCAGTGTGGGAGGACTTTAGCGCAAAGGCTACCAAGCTTCATTCACAGCTCAG AACTACGGTTTTGGCGGCGGTGGCCTTCCTGGATGCTTTCCAGAAGGTAGCGGACATGGCGACCAACACGAGAG GGGCCACCAGAGACATCGGCTCAGCTCTGACCAGGATGTGCATGAGGCATCGCAGCATCGAGGCTAAACTCCGACAGTTCACCAA TGCGTTGATGGAGAGCCTCATCATGCCTCTGCAGGACAAGATTGAGGACTGGAAGAAGACAGCCAACCAGTTGGACAAGGACCACGCCAAAG AGTACAAGCGGTCGCGACACGAGATCAAGAAGAAGTCGTCGGACACCATGAAGCTCCAGAAGAAAGCTCGCAAAG gGCGCGGTGACCTGCAGCCTCAGCTAGACAGCGCCATGCAGGACGTGACTGACATGTGTCTGCTGATGGAGGAGATGGAGAAGCAGGCGGTGCGGCGGGCCCTGGTGGAGGAACGGGGACGATTTTGCACCTTCAGCGCATTCTTGCAGCCAGTTGTG aATGGCGAGATTGCCATGTTGGGGGAGATCACACACCTGCAGGCCATCATTGACGACCTCACTGTGCTCACCACAGACCCACACAAGCTGCCGCCTGCCAGTGAACAG GTGATCAAGGACCTCAAGGGTTCCGACTACAGCTGGTCCTATCAGACTCCGCCCTCTTCGCCCAGCAGCTCCAGCTCCCGCAAAAGCAGCATGTGCAG CAGCCTGCCGTGCCATGCCGGGGGAGCGGCGGGGGGCATCGCCGCCCACCGCCTCAGCAGCGTCTCGTCCCACGACTCGGGCTTCGTTTCTCAGGACGCCAACATTTACTCCAAGCCGCCCTCGCCCATGCCCTCCGACATCACCAGTCAG AAGTCGTCCAGCTCGGCGTCATCGGAGGCCTCCGAAACGTGCCAGTCGGTCAGCGAATGCAACTCGCCCACCACG TTTGGCTCGTCCTTCGCTACCTTCCGCcccgctctctctcactcagGCTCGCCCAGGCCTCACTCTGTCACCTCACTTCCTGTCACCGCGCCCTCACCCTATAGCCGGTCCTCCGGCTCCTGCTCCTCTTCTCCCACATCCTGCAAGGTTCCCACCTGGAAG GACTGGTCCAAAGCAGGTTCCTACGAGCAGCCCGTGGCCGCCGCCGTGGCCGCCGCCAGCACGGTCCAGAGGAGGAAGGAGCCGCCGCTGGATAGGTTGCGGGAAAACGAGGGCTCGCCCAGTGCGCAAGGCTACGCCGGCCCGTCCCACGCCGACGAGGCCCAGAGGCCCCGAATGTCCTCCGCTGCCAAG TACGGAGACGAGGCGTCTCCAGCCGCCAGCGACCTGGCCATGGTTCTGACCCGAGGGCTGAGCACGGAGCAGCAAAAGAGCAGCAGGGACTCTCTGCAGTACTCCAGCGGATACAGCACCGAGACCACCACCCCCTCCTGCTCCGAGGACACCATCCCCTCTCAGG GTTCCGATTACGACGGCTACTCGGTGAACGGCGACGCCGAAGGCCCGGACGCTCAGACGGACTTTGACAAGTCGTCCACCATCCCTCGCCACTCCAACATTGCGCAGAATTACCGGCGCATGATCCAGACCAAGCGGCCCGCCAGCACGGCCGGACTGCCCAGCGGGGTCCTGGGACCCGGGGGTCACGTCTTACCCCCCGGGGCGGGCGCTGGCTCCGGCACTCCCGGCACCGCCACCATCCGTAGAACGCCGTCCACCAAACCGGGCGTGAGACGCACCCTCTCCAGCGCCGGCCCCATTCCCATCCGACCCCCCATCGTGCCTGTCAAGACGCCCACCATTCCCGGAGACTCCCACTCTCCCGGGGCCGCCGGAGGGGTTCCGGTCCGAGTGGGCAGCGAGGAGTGCGTCTTTGTGGCGGACGACGCCCAGGGAGCGCTGGATTACGTGAAGGCGTCGCCCAAACGCCTTAGCCTCCCCAACACCGCCTGGGGCTCCGGGGCGGCTCTCGAGGTCTACGCCCAGCAACGCGGAGCCGCGGGGCTGGGCTCCGGCTCCGAAGAGGAAAAGATGATCGCCGCCAACCGCCACAGCTTGGTGGAGAAGATTGGCGAGCTGGTGGCCGGCGCGCACGCCCTGGGGGAGGGGCAGTTCCCTTTCCCGACCCTCCCGGATgaccccgccgccgccgccacgggGCTCGGCGCCGACGCCCTGGAGGAGGCAGGGGGCTCCTCCGGCGACATGCTGACCACCATCAGGAGGGGCGTTCGACTCCGCAAGACGGTCTCCAACGACCGCTCGGCACCGCGCATCTTGTGA
- the mtss1lb gene encoding protein MTSS 2 isoform X5: MVDLANMEAVEKECGALGGLFQAIVNDMKCSYPVWEDFSAKATKLHSQLRTTVLAAVAFLDAFQKVADMATNTRGATRDIGSALTRMCMRHRSIEAKLRQFTNALMESLIMPLQDKIEDWKKTANQLDKDHAKEYKRSRHEIKKKSSDTMKLQKKARKEIQGRGDLQPQLDSAMQDVTDMCLLMEEMEKQAVRRALVEERGRFCTFSAFLQPVVNGEIAMLGEITHLQAIIDDLTVLTTDPHKLPPASEQVIKDLKGSDYSWSYQTPPSSPSSSSSRKSSMCSSVNSGHSSASRSSGGGGGGPGGGGGSLPHSPTSSSASSYRYRSSLPCHAGGAAGGIAAHRLSSVSSHDSGFVSQDANIYSKPPSPMPSDITSQKSSSSASSEASETCQSVSECNSPTTDWSKAGSYEQPVAAAVAAASTVQRRKEPPLDRLRENEGSPSAQGYAGPSHADEAQRPRMSSAAKYGDEASPAASDLAMVLTRGLSTEQQKSSRDSLQYSSGYSTETTTPSCSEDTIPSQGSDYDGYSVNGDAEGPDAQTDFDKSSTIPRHSNIAQNYRRMIQTKRPASTAGLPSGVLGPGGHVLPPGAGAGSGTPGTATIRRTPSTKPGVRRTLSSAGPIPIRPPIVPVKTPTIPGDSHSPGAAGGVPVRVGSEECVFVADDAQGALDYVKASPKRLSLPNTAWGSGAALEVYAQQRGAAGLGSGSEEEKMIAANRHSLVEKIGELVAGAHALGEGQFPFPTLPDDPAAAATGLGADALEEAGGSSGDMLTTIRRGVRLRKTVSNDRSAPRIL, translated from the exons TGCTCCTATCCAGTGTGGGAGGACTTTAGCGCAAAGGCTACCAAGCTTCATTCACAGCTCAG AACTACGGTTTTGGCGGCGGTGGCCTTCCTGGATGCTTTCCAGAAGGTAGCGGACATGGCGACCAACACGAGAG GGGCCACCAGAGACATCGGCTCAGCTCTGACCAGGATGTGCATGAGGCATCGCAGCATCGAGGCTAAACTCCGACAGTTCACCAA TGCGTTGATGGAGAGCCTCATCATGCCTCTGCAGGACAAGATTGAGGACTGGAAGAAGACAGCCAACCAGTTGGACAAGGACCACGCCAAAG AGTACAAGCGGTCGCGACACGAGATCAAGAAGAAGTCGTCGGACACCATGAAGCTCCAGAAGAAAGCTCGCAAAG AGATCCAGG gGCGCGGTGACCTGCAGCCTCAGCTAGACAGCGCCATGCAGGACGTGACTGACATGTGTCTGCTGATGGAGGAGATGGAGAAGCAGGCGGTGCGGCGGGCCCTGGTGGAGGAACGGGGACGATTTTGCACCTTCAGCGCATTCTTGCAGCCAGTTGTG aATGGCGAGATTGCCATGTTGGGGGAGATCACACACCTGCAGGCCATCATTGACGACCTCACTGTGCTCACCACAGACCCACACAAGCTGCCGCCTGCCAGTGAACAG GTGATCAAGGACCTCAAGGGTTCCGACTACAGCTGGTCCTATCAGACTCCGCCCTCTTCGCCCAGCAGCTCCAGCTCCCGCAAAAGCAGCATGTGCAG CAGTGTCAACAGTGGCCACAGTAGCGCCTCCCGCTCGTCCGGTGGAGGCGGGGGTGGCCCGGGTGGCGGCGGGGGCTCGCTGCCCCACTCACCCACCTCCTCTTCCGCGTCCTCGTATCGCTACCGCAGCAGCCTGCCGTGCCATGCCGGGGGAGCGGCGGGGGGCATCGCCGCCCACCGCCTCAGCAGCGTCTCGTCCCACGACTCGGGCTTCGTTTCTCAGGACGCCAACATTTACTCCAAGCCGCCCTCGCCCATGCCCTCCGACATCACCAGTCAG AAGTCGTCCAGCTCGGCGTCATCGGAGGCCTCCGAAACGTGCCAGTCGGTCAGCGAATGCAACTCGCCCACCACG GACTGGTCCAAAGCAGGTTCCTACGAGCAGCCCGTGGCCGCCGCCGTGGCCGCCGCCAGCACGGTCCAGAGGAGGAAGGAGCCGCCGCTGGATAGGTTGCGGGAAAACGAGGGCTCGCCCAGTGCGCAAGGCTACGCCGGCCCGTCCCACGCCGACGAGGCCCAGAGGCCCCGAATGTCCTCCGCTGCCAAG TACGGAGACGAGGCGTCTCCAGCCGCCAGCGACCTGGCCATGGTTCTGACCCGAGGGCTGAGCACGGAGCAGCAAAAGAGCAGCAGGGACTCTCTGCAGTACTCCAGCGGATACAGCACCGAGACCACCACCCCCTCCTGCTCCGAGGACACCATCCCCTCTCAGG GTTCCGATTACGACGGCTACTCGGTGAACGGCGACGCCGAAGGCCCGGACGCTCAGACGGACTTTGACAAGTCGTCCACCATCCCTCGCCACTCCAACATTGCGCAGAATTACCGGCGCATGATCCAGACCAAGCGGCCCGCCAGCACGGCCGGACTGCCCAGCGGGGTCCTGGGACCCGGGGGTCACGTCTTACCCCCCGGGGCGGGCGCTGGCTCCGGCACTCCCGGCACCGCCACCATCCGTAGAACGCCGTCCACCAAACCGGGCGTGAGACGCACCCTCTCCAGCGCCGGCCCCATTCCCATCCGACCCCCCATCGTGCCTGTCAAGACGCCCACCATTCCCGGAGACTCCCACTCTCCCGGGGCCGCCGGAGGGGTTCCGGTCCGAGTGGGCAGCGAGGAGTGCGTCTTTGTGGCGGACGACGCCCAGGGAGCGCTGGATTACGTGAAGGCGTCGCCCAAACGCCTTAGCCTCCCCAACACCGCCTGGGGCTCCGGGGCGGCTCTCGAGGTCTACGCCCAGCAACGCGGAGCCGCGGGGCTGGGCTCCGGCTCCGAAGAGGAAAAGATGATCGCCGCCAACCGCCACAGCTTGGTGGAGAAGATTGGCGAGCTGGTGGCCGGCGCGCACGCCCTGGGGGAGGGGCAGTTCCCTTTCCCGACCCTCCCGGATgaccccgccgccgccgccacgggGCTCGGCGCCGACGCCCTGGAGGAGGCAGGGGGCTCCTCCGGCGACATGCTGACCACCATCAGGAGGGGCGTTCGACTCCGCAAGACGGTCTCCAACGACCGCTCGGCACCGCGCATCTTGTGA
- the mtss1lb gene encoding protein MTSS 2 isoform X2 produces the protein MVDLANMEAVEKECGALGGLFQAIVNDMKCSYPVWEDFSAKATKLHSQLRTTVLAAVAFLDAFQKVADMATNTRGATRDIGSALTRMCMRHRSIEAKLRQFTNALMESLIMPLQDKIEDWKKTANQLDKDHAKEYKRSRHEIKKKSSDTMKLQKKARKGRGDLQPQLDSAMQDVTDMCLLMEEMEKQAVRRALVEERGRFCTFSAFLQPVVNGEIAMLGEITHLQAIIDDLTVLTTDPHKLPPASEQVIKDLKGSDYSWSYQTPPSSPSSSSSRKSSMCSSVNSGHSSASRSSGGGGGGPGGGGGSLPHSPTSSSASSYRYRSSLPCHAGGAAGGIAAHRLSSVSSHDSGFVSQDANIYSKPPSPMPSDITSQKSSSSASSEASETCQSVSECNSPTTFGSSFATFRPALSHSGSPRPHSVTSLPVTAPSPYSRSSGSCSSSPTSCKVPTWKDWSKAGSYEQPVAAAVAAASTVQRRKEPPLDRLRENEGSPSAQGYAGPSHADEAQRPRMSSAAKYGDEASPAASDLAMVLTRGLSTEQQKSSRDSLQYSSGYSTETTTPSCSEDTIPSQGSDYDGYSVNGDAEGPDAQTDFDKSSTIPRHSNIAQNYRRMIQTKRPASTAGLPSGVLGPGGHVLPPGAGAGSGTPGTATIRRTPSTKPGVRRTLSSAGPIPIRPPIVPVKTPTIPGDSHSPGAAGGVPVRVGSEECVFVADDAQGALDYVKASPKRLSLPNTAWGSGAALEVYAQQRGAAGLGSGSEEEKMIAANRHSLVEKIGELVAGAHALGEGQFPFPTLPDDPAAAATGLGADALEEAGGSSGDMLTTIRRGVRLRKTVSNDRSAPRIL, from the exons TGCTCCTATCCAGTGTGGGAGGACTTTAGCGCAAAGGCTACCAAGCTTCATTCACAGCTCAG AACTACGGTTTTGGCGGCGGTGGCCTTCCTGGATGCTTTCCAGAAGGTAGCGGACATGGCGACCAACACGAGAG GGGCCACCAGAGACATCGGCTCAGCTCTGACCAGGATGTGCATGAGGCATCGCAGCATCGAGGCTAAACTCCGACAGTTCACCAA TGCGTTGATGGAGAGCCTCATCATGCCTCTGCAGGACAAGATTGAGGACTGGAAGAAGACAGCCAACCAGTTGGACAAGGACCACGCCAAAG AGTACAAGCGGTCGCGACACGAGATCAAGAAGAAGTCGTCGGACACCATGAAGCTCCAGAAGAAAGCTCGCAAAG gGCGCGGTGACCTGCAGCCTCAGCTAGACAGCGCCATGCAGGACGTGACTGACATGTGTCTGCTGATGGAGGAGATGGAGAAGCAGGCGGTGCGGCGGGCCCTGGTGGAGGAACGGGGACGATTTTGCACCTTCAGCGCATTCTTGCAGCCAGTTGTG aATGGCGAGATTGCCATGTTGGGGGAGATCACACACCTGCAGGCCATCATTGACGACCTCACTGTGCTCACCACAGACCCACACAAGCTGCCGCCTGCCAGTGAACAG GTGATCAAGGACCTCAAGGGTTCCGACTACAGCTGGTCCTATCAGACTCCGCCCTCTTCGCCCAGCAGCTCCAGCTCCCGCAAAAGCAGCATGTGCAG CAGTGTCAACAGTGGCCACAGTAGCGCCTCCCGCTCGTCCGGTGGAGGCGGGGGTGGCCCGGGTGGCGGCGGGGGCTCGCTGCCCCACTCACCCACCTCCTCTTCCGCGTCCTCGTATCGCTACCGCAGCAGCCTGCCGTGCCATGCCGGGGGAGCGGCGGGGGGCATCGCCGCCCACCGCCTCAGCAGCGTCTCGTCCCACGACTCGGGCTTCGTTTCTCAGGACGCCAACATTTACTCCAAGCCGCCCTCGCCCATGCCCTCCGACATCACCAGTCAG AAGTCGTCCAGCTCGGCGTCATCGGAGGCCTCCGAAACGTGCCAGTCGGTCAGCGAATGCAACTCGCCCACCACG TTTGGCTCGTCCTTCGCTACCTTCCGCcccgctctctctcactcagGCTCGCCCAGGCCTCACTCTGTCACCTCACTTCCTGTCACCGCGCCCTCACCCTATAGCCGGTCCTCCGGCTCCTGCTCCTCTTCTCCCACATCCTGCAAGGTTCCCACCTGGAAG GACTGGTCCAAAGCAGGTTCCTACGAGCAGCCCGTGGCCGCCGCCGTGGCCGCCGCCAGCACGGTCCAGAGGAGGAAGGAGCCGCCGCTGGATAGGTTGCGGGAAAACGAGGGCTCGCCCAGTGCGCAAGGCTACGCCGGCCCGTCCCACGCCGACGAGGCCCAGAGGCCCCGAATGTCCTCCGCTGCCAAG TACGGAGACGAGGCGTCTCCAGCCGCCAGCGACCTGGCCATGGTTCTGACCCGAGGGCTGAGCACGGAGCAGCAAAAGAGCAGCAGGGACTCTCTGCAGTACTCCAGCGGATACAGCACCGAGACCACCACCCCCTCCTGCTCCGAGGACACCATCCCCTCTCAGG GTTCCGATTACGACGGCTACTCGGTGAACGGCGACGCCGAAGGCCCGGACGCTCAGACGGACTTTGACAAGTCGTCCACCATCCCTCGCCACTCCAACATTGCGCAGAATTACCGGCGCATGATCCAGACCAAGCGGCCCGCCAGCACGGCCGGACTGCCCAGCGGGGTCCTGGGACCCGGGGGTCACGTCTTACCCCCCGGGGCGGGCGCTGGCTCCGGCACTCCCGGCACCGCCACCATCCGTAGAACGCCGTCCACCAAACCGGGCGTGAGACGCACCCTCTCCAGCGCCGGCCCCATTCCCATCCGACCCCCCATCGTGCCTGTCAAGACGCCCACCATTCCCGGAGACTCCCACTCTCCCGGGGCCGCCGGAGGGGTTCCGGTCCGAGTGGGCAGCGAGGAGTGCGTCTTTGTGGCGGACGACGCCCAGGGAGCGCTGGATTACGTGAAGGCGTCGCCCAAACGCCTTAGCCTCCCCAACACCGCCTGGGGCTCCGGGGCGGCTCTCGAGGTCTACGCCCAGCAACGCGGAGCCGCGGGGCTGGGCTCCGGCTCCGAAGAGGAAAAGATGATCGCCGCCAACCGCCACAGCTTGGTGGAGAAGATTGGCGAGCTGGTGGCCGGCGCGCACGCCCTGGGGGAGGGGCAGTTCCCTTTCCCGACCCTCCCGGATgaccccgccgccgccgccacgggGCTCGGCGCCGACGCCCTGGAGGAGGCAGGGGGCTCCTCCGGCGACATGCTGACCACCATCAGGAGGGGCGTTCGACTCCGCAAGACGGTCTCCAACGACCGCTCGGCACCGCGCATCTTGTGA